One window from the genome of Acidimicrobiales bacterium encodes:
- a CDS encoding FAD-binding oxidoreductase: protein MAGRVPSWWGWGYEDAALTTAQRDKLAASVTGLFGDGQATLEPHDPPDPATLGLRPPRVTAPDALAHLCADDPNSRAGHTHGKAFRDVVRNLEGRLAHPPDLVARPTTEAEVVDLLDWCAADGIAAIPYGGGSSVVGGVEADVGDGYRGAVSIDLTTMDRVLEIDRTSRAARIQAGTLGPHLEDQLRPHDLTLRHFPQSFERSTLGGWLATRAGGHFATVYTHIDDLTESLRVVTPSGISESRRLPGSGAGPSPDRMFIGSEGSLGIITEAWMRLQDRPRWRAGTSVTFAALERGVEAVRSLAQAALFPTNCRLLDGTEAALSAGTTGVGALLVLGFESADHPVEPAMTRAVELCRDHGGLLPEPVRYSDAGAPGAPREDDATASREGAAGEWRNSFLRAPYTRDALASLGLVVDTFETAITWDRFGDLHQAVMSATAAALQDVCGGGVVSCRFTHVYPDGAAPYFTVYAPGRWGSLVDQWDDIKAAASDAVLAGGGTITHHHAVGRDHRRWYDEQRPDPFAAALRAAKGALDPTGVLNPGVLIDPLR, encoded by the coding sequence ATGGCCGGCCGCGTTCCTTCCTGGTGGGGTTGGGGCTACGAGGACGCGGCGCTGACCACTGCACAGCGCGACAAGCTCGCCGCATCGGTCACGGGGCTGTTCGGCGACGGCCAGGCGACGCTCGAACCACATGACCCACCCGACCCTGCGACGCTCGGGCTCCGGCCACCTCGCGTGACCGCACCCGACGCGCTCGCCCACCTGTGCGCAGATGATCCCAACAGCCGCGCCGGCCACACGCACGGCAAGGCGTTCCGAGATGTGGTCCGCAACTTGGAGGGACGCCTAGCGCACCCACCGGACCTCGTGGCCCGGCCGACGACAGAAGCCGAAGTGGTCGACCTGCTCGACTGGTGCGCGGCTGACGGCATCGCGGCCATTCCCTACGGCGGCGGGTCATCGGTCGTCGGCGGCGTGGAGGCCGATGTCGGCGACGGCTACCGGGGCGCAGTGAGCATCGACCTCACCACGATGGACCGGGTGCTGGAGATCGACCGGACCAGTCGTGCTGCGAGGATCCAGGCGGGCACGCTGGGCCCTCACCTCGAAGACCAGCTCCGCCCTCACGACCTCACGTTGCGGCACTTCCCGCAGTCGTTCGAGCGATCGACCTTGGGGGGATGGCTCGCCACCCGCGCGGGGGGCCACTTCGCGACCGTGTACACGCACATCGACGACCTCACCGAGTCGTTACGCGTCGTCACCCCTTCGGGCATCAGTGAGTCGAGGCGCCTGCCCGGCTCAGGAGCGGGGCCGTCGCCGGACCGCATGTTCATCGGCTCCGAGGGCTCGCTCGGGATCATCACCGAGGCTTGGATGCGACTGCAGGACCGGCCCCGCTGGCGGGCCGGCACGTCGGTCACGTTCGCCGCGCTCGAGCGTGGTGTCGAGGCAGTTCGCTCGTTGGCGCAGGCCGCCTTGTTCCCGACGAACTGCCGGCTGCTCGACGGCACCGAGGCGGCGCTGTCGGCCGGCACCACCGGGGTCGGCGCGCTGCTGGTGCTCGGCTTCGAGTCGGCTGACCATCCCGTCGAACCAGCGATGACACGAGCCGTCGAACTGTGCCGCGACCACGGCGGGTTGCTGCCCGAGCCGGTCCGGTACTCCGACGCGGGCGCGCCTGGCGCGCCGCGCGAAGACGATGCCACGGCCAGCCGTGAGGGCGCCGCGGGCGAGTGGCGCAACAGCTTCCTGCGGGCGCCGTACACCCGCGACGCGCTGGCCTCGCTGGGACTCGTGGTCGACACGTTCGAGACCGCCATCACCTGGGACCGCTTCGGCGACCTCCACCAAGCGGTCATGTCCGCGACCGCCGCGGCCCTGCAGGACGTGTGCGGCGGGGGCGTCGTGTCGTGCCGCTTCACCCACGTCTATCCCGATGGTGCCGCGCCGTACTTCACCGTGTACGCGCCAGGGCGCTGGGGCTCGCTCGTCGACCAGTGGGACGACATCAAAGCGGCCGCCTCGGACGCGGTCCTCGCCGGTGGCGGCACGATCACCCACCACCACGCAGTCGGGCGCGACCACCGGCGCTGGTATGACGAGCAGCGCCCGGACCCCTTCGCTGCGGCGCTGCGGGCAGCGAAAGGTGCGCTCGACCCGACCGGTGTGTTGAATCCCGGTGTGTTGATCGATCCATTGCGCTGA
- a CDS encoding amidase family protein, whose amino-acid sequence MTIDFRNETVGELASRVQSGDVSARELTEAALARIDELNPTINAFVAVDADLALRDADDLDRRRAAGDDVGPLAGIPIGVKDLEDAAGFRTTHGSLVHANDPVAVSDSVLVERMRQSGCIIIGKTNTPEHGHKADSTNLVFGSTRNPWNTDFSAGGSSGGSAAAVAAGMVPLCTASDGGGSIRIPSAVNGLVGLKPSIGRVPGGGPTPTSWADLSTKGVAVQRAEDLALVLDAVIGPDPTDLRSLPMPEQSWVDAVATLHTPRRALWSPTLGYGTVDREVAELCQAAVDKLAAEGTEIIEVPVVFDEDPVMPWLNLAMIGSLAALRSLRDDGRWEQLDPGHVALMEMCESHATAADVIDATRVAHVLNLRLVELFHQAPLLLAPTVAGQPGAPGSEGTINGQVTPSWVAFTYPFNLTRSPAGTVPVGRTESGVPVGLQVIGPQHGDAVVLRMLAVLERVIAFDERAPLS is encoded by the coding sequence ATGACCATCGACTTCCGCAACGAGACCGTTGGCGAGCTCGCGTCCCGGGTGCAGTCCGGCGACGTGTCCGCTCGCGAGCTCACGGAAGCCGCGCTGGCGCGCATCGATGAGTTGAACCCCACCATCAACGCGTTCGTCGCCGTCGACGCCGATCTCGCGCTGCGCGACGCCGACGATCTCGACCGGCGGCGAGCTGCGGGTGACGATGTCGGTCCGCTCGCCGGCATCCCGATCGGCGTCAAGGACCTGGAGGACGCGGCGGGGTTCCGCACCACCCATGGATCGCTGGTGCACGCCAACGACCCGGTCGCCGTTTCCGACTCCGTGCTGGTGGAACGCATGCGGCAGTCGGGCTGCATCATCATCGGCAAGACCAACACCCCTGAGCACGGTCACAAGGCCGACTCGACCAACCTCGTCTTCGGCTCCACCCGCAACCCGTGGAACACCGATTTCTCCGCCGGCGGGTCGAGCGGCGGGAGCGCGGCGGCCGTTGCGGCCGGCATGGTCCCGCTGTGCACGGCGAGCGACGGCGGCGGCTCGATCCGGATCCCCTCAGCAGTCAACGGCCTGGTCGGGCTCAAACCCTCGATCGGCCGCGTTCCGGGGGGAGGCCCGACGCCGACGAGCTGGGCGGACCTGTCGACCAAGGGCGTGGCGGTGCAGCGCGCCGAAGACCTCGCGCTCGTGCTCGACGCGGTCATCGGTCCCGATCCGACCGACCTCCGTTCGCTGCCGATGCCCGAACAGTCGTGGGTCGACGCCGTCGCCACCTTGCACACGCCTCGTCGGGCGCTGTGGTCGCCCACGTTGGGTTACGGCACGGTCGACCGCGAAGTCGCCGAGTTGTGCCAGGCCGCGGTCGACAAGCTGGCTGCCGAAGGCACCGAGATCATCGAAGTGCCGGTCGTGTTCGACGAGGACCCGGTCATGCCGTGGTTGAACCTCGCCATGATCGGCAGCCTCGCGGCTTTGCGCTCGCTGCGTGACGACGGCCGGTGGGAGCAACTCGATCCGGGCCATGTCGCTCTGATGGAGATGTGCGAATCGCACGCCACGGCCGCTGACGTCATCGACGCCACTCGGGTCGCGCACGTGTTGAACTTGCGCCTGGTCGAGCTGTTCCACCAGGCGCCGCTGCTGCTCGCGCCGACGGTGGCAGGGCAGCCGGGCGCGCCGGGGAGCGAGGGCACGATCAACGGCCAAGTCACCCCGAGCTGGGTGGCGTTCACGTACCCGTTCAACCTGACACGCTCGCCGGCCGGCACCGTGCCCGTCGGCCGCACCGAGTCGGGCGTTCCCGTCGGTCTCCAGGTGATCGGGCCCCAACACGGCGACGCGGTGGTGCTGCGCATGCTCGCCGTGCTCGAGCGGGTCATCGCCTTTGACGAGCGCGCTCCGCTGAGCTGA